In one window of Abyssisolibacter fermentans DNA:
- a CDS encoding DNA alkylation repair protein: MENTTIRKRIFELADEEYKKFQSKLCPNNDNIIGVRLPLLRKLAKQIAKGNWREYLKIAKEEYFEEIMLQGMVIGYAAADIEELLNYVTEFVPKIDNWAVCDSFCSGLKFTKTNKECVWEYLRPYLSSKQEFEMRFGIVMLIVYYIEEDYIAKVLQLLDKPKHEGYYVKMAVAWAVSICFVKFPETTMQYLKNNKLDDFTYNKALQKITESLKVNKETKTLIRNMKRR, from the coding sequence ATGGAGAATACTACAATTAGAAAACGAATTTTTGAGCTGGCAGATGAAGAATATAAAAAGTTTCAAAGTAAATTATGCCCTAATAATGACAACATTATAGGAGTTAGACTTCCGTTATTAAGAAAACTTGCAAAACAAATAGCTAAAGGTAACTGGCGCGAGTATTTAAAGATAGCAAAAGAGGAGTATTTTGAAGAGATTATGCTGCAAGGCATGGTTATAGGTTATGCAGCTGCTGATATTGAAGAATTACTTAATTATGTAACTGAATTTGTGCCTAAAATTGATAACTGGGCTGTTTGTGATAGCTTTTGTAGCGGATTAAAATTTACGAAAACAAATAAGGAATGTGTTTGGGAATATCTTAGACCTTATCTATCTTCAAAACAAGAGTTTGAAATGCGTTTTGGCATTGTAATGCTAATTGTTTATTATATAGAAGAAGATTATATTGCAAAGGTATTACAATTATTAGATAAGCCAAAGCATGAAGGATATTATGTTAAAATGGCAGTTGCGTGGGCTGTATCTATCTGTTTTGTCAAATTTCCTGAAACAACAATGCAGTATCTAAAGAATAATAAATTAGATGATTTTACATATAACAAAGCACTGCAAAAAATAACTGAATCACTAAAAGTCAATAAAGAAACAAAAACATTGATTCGTAATATGAAACGTAGATAG
- a CDS encoding DUF1848 domain-containing protein, whose amino-acid sequence MIISASRRTDIPAYYSEWLINRLKEGFLYVKNPWNRKQCSKIILNPEVVDCIVFWTKNAQPMLDKLDIIDAMKYSYYFQFTLTPYGKNIEKGLPPKNVVVDTFRRLSDKIGPHRVVWRYDPVIINEKFSVQYHIDTYGKMCNMLRGYTNKCIFSFIDLYAKIRNRTKGIVESEVSDINMNKIADGFSKIAKSYGIELSTCSEVKDLSKYGITHASCIDKAMIENIIGCPIKAKKDVNQRHDCGCIESIDIGAYDCCGNGCVYCYANANQSVVMRNMKKHNDKSPILIGNIDANHVITERKVKSFKILQTSMFSKNNV is encoded by the coding sequence ATGATAATTAGTGCAAGCAGGAGAACAGATATACCAGCATATTATTCAGAGTGGTTAATCAATCGTTTGAAAGAAGGTTTTTTGTATGTTAAAAATCCATGGAATCGTAAGCAATGCAGTAAGATTATTTTAAATCCAGAAGTTGTAGATTGTATTGTATTCTGGACTAAAAATGCTCAGCCAATGCTAGATAAATTAGACATTATTGATGCTATGAAGTATTCATATTATTTTCAATTTACACTGACACCATATGGTAAAAATATAGAAAAGGGATTACCACCAAAAAATGTAGTTGTAGATACTTTTAGAAGATTGAGTGATAAAATAGGACCGCATCGTGTGGTTTGGCGTTATGATCCTGTTATTATAAATGAAAAGTTTTCGGTACAATATCATATAGATACATATGGCAAAATGTGCAACATGTTAAGAGGTTATACAAATAAGTGCATTTTCAGTTTTATTGATTTGTATGCAAAAATTAGAAATAGAACTAAAGGGATTGTAGAATCTGAAGTTAGTGATATAAATATGAATAAAATAGCAGATGGATTTTCTAAAATTGCGAAATCATATGGTATAGAATTATCAACATGTTCAGAGGTTAAGGACTTAAGTAAATATGGTATAACCCATGCATCATGCATAGATAAAGCTATGATTGAAAATATTATTGGATGTCCCATTAAAGCAAAAAAAGATGTTAATCAACGCCATGATTGTGGTTGTATTGAAAGTATTGACATTGGTGCTTATGACTGTTGTGGTAATGGATGTGTGTATTGCTATGCTAATGCAAATCAAAGCGTAGTAATGAGAAATATGAAAAAGCATAATGATAAATCACCAATTTTAATTGGAAATATTGATGCTAATCATGTAATAACTGAGCGTAAAGTAAAGTCATTTAAGATATTGCAAACATCAATGTTTTCAAAAAACAACGTTTAA